A window of the Xiashengella succiniciproducens genome harbors these coding sequences:
- a CDS encoding protoporphyrinogen/coproporphyrinogen oxidase translates to MQNTHTLIIGAGISGLSVARMLTQKGIDNIVLERASKPGGLVKCDVVDGHLFHRVGGHVFNTKVQGVADWFWDQFVRDEEFLSARRKSGIFLRDQLLGYPIENYLYLLDEATIRKIFGELLNLEQQGKREPMSYPNFEAFLLGNFGPTLYELYFKPYNHKIWKTDLSRVDLPWLEGKLPMPNSREIIMSNILRKEEANMVHSSFYYPRNRGSQFIVDRLAEGLQLNTGVQVETLERFSDSWVVNGQWMAQQVVFTGDLRKLHAMLQGLDAGLLSGVEALKDLRSNGTSNLLCETDPTEHSWIYLPDGDLPAHRIIYTGNFSPTNHPVGSRPSCTVEFSGKTSLESMKATLKRLPGNMKVIDHNFEPNSYVIQYRGDRQRIAAVRDGLREENLHLAGRFAEWEYYNMDKAMERAMEVVADIQQKA, encoded by the coding sequence ATGCAGAATACGCACACGCTGATAATTGGTGCAGGCATCAGTGGCCTTTCGGTGGCCCGTATGCTTACACAAAAAGGCATCGACAACATTGTTTTGGAGCGGGCGTCCAAACCGGGGGGACTGGTAAAATGTGACGTGGTTGATGGTCACTTGTTTCACCGTGTAGGGGGCCACGTTTTTAATACCAAGGTGCAGGGGGTGGCCGACTGGTTTTGGGACCAGTTTGTGCGCGATGAGGAGTTTTTGAGTGCCCGCCGCAAGTCGGGCATTTTTTTAAGGGACCAGTTGCTGGGCTATCCCATCGAGAATTATCTCTACCTGCTGGATGAAGCCACCATCCGTAAGATATTTGGGGAGCTGCTCAATCTGGAGCAGCAAGGGAAACGGGAGCCCATGTCCTACCCCAACTTTGAGGCTTTTCTGTTGGGGAATTTTGGTCCGACTTTGTACGAGCTGTATTTTAAGCCATACAACCACAAGATTTGGAAGACCGACTTGAGTCGGGTGGATTTGCCGTGGCTGGAGGGCAAGTTGCCGATGCCCAACAGTCGGGAGATTATTATGAGCAACATTCTGCGTAAGGAGGAGGCGAATATGGTGCACAGCAGCTTTTATTATCCGCGCAATAGGGGCTCTCAGTTTATTGTCGACCGTCTGGCTGAAGGCTTGCAACTGAATACAGGTGTGCAGGTCGAGACACTGGAGCGTTTCTCCGATAGCTGGGTGGTCAATGGTCAATGGATGGCGCAGCAGGTGGTTTTTACAGGTGATCTGCGTAAGCTCCACGCTATGCTTCAGGGGCTGGATGCTGGTCTGCTTTCGGGCGTGGAAGCATTAAAAGACTTGCGCTCTAACGGTACCAGTAACCTGTTGTGCGAAACTGACCCAACAGAACATTCCTGGATATACTTACCTGATGGCGACCTTCCGGCCCACCGCATTATTTACACCGGCAATTTCAGTCCCACCAACCACCCTGTAGGAAGTCGTCCATCTTGCACAGTTGAGTTTTCAGGAAAGACCAGCCTTGAGTCAATGAAGGCGACATTGAAACGCCTGCCGGGAAATATGAAAGTAATCGACCACAACTTTGAGCCTAATTCTTATGTGATTCAGTACCGGGGCGACCGTCAACGAATTGCAGCGGTAAGGGATGGGCTGCGCGAGGAGAATCTTCACCTTGCCGGCAGGTTTGCCGAATGGGAATACTACAATATGGATAAGGCCATGGAACGGGCTATGGAAGTGGTGGCCGACATTCAGCAAAAGGCTTAG
- a CDS encoding glycosyltransferase family 4 protein: MQSHSGNNLLLLWDRMGDYHRARWQALSQLVGADNCLAADYGMGDGLYQWENTRQSDKYFCLVAKPVEEVGAWEAFSAFRQLVKEQNITHVCIPGYGRPAYILMLLWARLKGLQVLMFAESWYAGNRLVDWAKGLLISATADVCFVSGKRAAAHFSQRLGFPAKRIIEGYSVVDNQHFAHRKSEAAASAKPQLLCVARHAPEKNLGLLIDAFKQSHLAYTWQLRIVGGGPLKENLSQQIGDSDVLLDDWLPYGDLPDMYAAATCFILPSSFEPWGLVVNEAMAAGLPIILSDAVGALPDLLTPENGWSFNHNSVADCVRCLNLLAATSPDQLSQMGASSRQIIQAFTPATWADKVYLSYFSYLSAK, from the coding sequence ATGCAAAGCCATTCAGGTAATAATCTCCTCCTCCTTTGGGACCGCATGGGCGACTATCACCGCGCCCGCTGGCAGGCGCTGAGTCAACTGGTTGGTGCGGACAACTGTCTGGCGGCGGACTACGGCATGGGTGATGGACTTTACCAATGGGAAAATACCAGGCAGAGCGATAAGTACTTTTGCCTGGTAGCTAAGCCGGTGGAAGAGGTAGGGGCCTGGGAGGCCTTTTCTGCTTTTCGGCAACTGGTGAAGGAGCAAAACATAACGCACGTTTGTATTCCCGGTTATGGTCGGCCGGCCTATATACTGATGTTGCTCTGGGCCCGACTGAAGGGACTTCAGGTATTGATGTTTGCTGAATCGTGGTATGCGGGCAACAGACTGGTAGATTGGGCTAAGGGTTTACTGATTAGCGCAACGGCAGATGTCTGCTTTGTATCGGGGAAAAGGGCGGCCGCTCATTTTTCGCAGCGCTTAGGATTTCCTGCCAAGCGCATCATCGAGGGCTACAGTGTGGTGGACAATCAGCATTTTGCCCATAGAAAATCAGAGGCTGCAGCCAGCGCCAAGCCGCAACTTTTGTGTGTGGCGCGGCATGCACCGGAGAAAAATCTGGGCTTACTGATCGATGCCTTTAAGCAGTCGCACCTGGCCTACACCTGGCAACTGCGTATTGTAGGGGGCGGTCCACTTAAAGAAAACTTAAGTCAACAAATTGGGGACAGCGATGTGTTGCTGGACGACTGGTTGCCCTATGGTGACTTACCGGACATGTATGCAGCGGCCACTTGTTTCATTCTTCCCAGCAGTTTTGAGCCTTGGGGCTTGGTGGTCAATGAGGCCATGGCCGCAGGGTTGCCCATTATTCTGTCCGACGCGGTCGGTGCTTTGCCCGACTTACTTACTCCTGAAAACGGCTGGTCTTTCAACCACAACAGCGTGGCCGATTGTGTGCGCTGTTTAAACCTGTTAGCTGCCACTTCTCCCGACCAGCTTTCTCAAATGGGCGCTTCGTCCCGACAAATCATCCAGGCATTTACACCCGCAACGTGGGCCGACAAGGTTTACCTCTCCTATTTTTCTTATCTTAGCGCAAAGTAA
- a CDS encoding O-antigen polymerase has translation MIQYYQIAFWILLAVAVWHYFKYNDEFLLLPVAFFYFTGIQRYLAVAEGKAEWVRVAYTRNIFSPMTDEKAMEAMFLFAMGTVILVLSYRIFNRKVQWPRWQVDNNEVFTAFIKQHKSLILGLFIFYIFLYTITRPLIGGSIALGQSYFLLLPMAVGGFVLLAYLVFRSYTWQEDTGVKLLYLGLMIYAIIQSYHPGQRFQFLSWMVSIGVLVTKDYNTKRKIKYYIAGGMLVLFFFSLAGVMRKTDVSNLSISQQWELASARTESREDQNMLDGFMMVLDVYPEHLNYHYGGEHLEILMRPIPRAIWPGKPLGGYANKLGLNQLEKGTVGISQTIYGTFYGEGGFWGIIIFSVLYGWLFVKLFRMAARYNSDLYWLIKGIILASFIPILRGGDLPGIVAFIGMSYWPVFIMIYLYNRHLKKLGLQ, from the coding sequence ATGATTCAATATTACCAAATCGCCTTCTGGATCTTGCTGGCCGTTGCCGTTTGGCACTACTTCAAATACAACGATGAGTTTTTGTTGCTGCCGGTAGCCTTTTTCTATTTCACAGGCATCCAGAGGTACTTAGCCGTAGCTGAAGGCAAGGCAGAATGGGTGCGGGTGGCCTACACAAGAAACATTTTTTCTCCAATGACCGACGAGAAGGCCATGGAGGCGATGTTCCTTTTTGCCATGGGGACAGTTATCCTTGTGCTCAGTTACCGCATCTTCAACAGGAAAGTGCAATGGCCCCGCTGGCAGGTAGATAATAATGAGGTTTTTACCGCATTTATTAAACAGCACAAAAGCCTAATCCTTGGCCTGTTTATTTTCTACATATTTCTATATACCATTACTCGTCCTTTGATAGGAGGCTCAATTGCACTTGGTCAAAGCTATTTTTTATTACTACCAATGGCTGTAGGTGGATTTGTTTTATTGGCTTACTTAGTTTTTCGTTCCTACACCTGGCAAGAAGATACTGGTGTAAAACTTTTATATCTGGGTTTGATGATATATGCCATCATACAATCATATCACCCCGGTCAGCGTTTTCAATTTTTATCCTGGATGGTCTCCATTGGTGTATTAGTAACGAAAGACTATAACACCAAACGAAAGATAAAGTACTACATTGCAGGTGGAATGCTGGTTCTTTTCTTCTTTTCGTTAGCCGGGGTGATGCGAAAAACGGATGTCAGCAATCTCTCAATAAGTCAACAATGGGAATTGGCTTCTGCACGGACAGAGAGTCGCGAAGACCAAAATATGCTGGACGGCTTTATGATGGTATTGGATGTTTATCCGGAACATCTTAACTATCATTATGGTGGCGAGCACCTTGAAATACTGATGCGGCCTATTCCACGAGCAATCTGGCCGGGTAAGCCACTGGGCGGATACGCAAACAAACTGGGGCTAAACCAATTAGAGAAAGGAACTGTCGGGATTTCCCAGACTATTTATGGAACCTTTTATGGTGAAGGTGGCTTTTGGGGAATTATTATATTTTCAGTACTTTATGGCTGGCTTTTCGTTAAATTGTTTCGAATGGCAGCACGCTACAATTCTGACCTCTATTGGTTGATAAAAGGTATTATCTTGGCGTCCTTCATTCCAATTCTTAGAGGCGGTGACTTACCCGGTATTGTTGCCTTTATTGGCATGAGCTACTGGCCTGTTTTCATTATGATTTATTTGTATAACAGGCATTTGAAGAAGTTAGGTCTACAATAG
- a CDS encoding glycosyltransferase gives MGRHKQVNIVIYESSAHGGCYKYAIELFKAYRQTKGVNKVSLLLPRNAEYGSSKDGVEKILLPDNKQGKKWHFLWRQFVNPWLLFQYLKRHNTDNMSRTFVLLNDFEQTSAPLWAPLFRLFLKKYWFGVFLHDADRDGYPPSPQFSAWCMKNMMRLMHIGLYHGSLPERTYYKNTKTLFQKVEHGLYAPAKPDEILRNQLSTWKQAFGGPILIIPGHIRAEKNYELAFEALKGKTNIGLIIAGSPANSTYSVRALKELATKWGVDKQLLWIEKYLTEEEMTAALQSADIVLLYYAASFHAQSGILNQVAPLKTPVITGKLENALTQTVEQYNLGWTIPADSASALSELLNKIHPQDIQADWEGYFASAAWENQTALVTSLIKTLPLQ, from the coding sequence ATGGGCCGCCATAAGCAAGTAAACATCGTCATCTATGAGTCCTCCGCACACGGAGGATGCTACAAATATGCCATTGAGTTATTTAAAGCCTATCGGCAAACCAAAGGCGTAAATAAAGTTTCACTTCTACTCCCAAGAAATGCGGAATATGGAAGTTCAAAGGATGGAGTAGAAAAAATACTACTGCCCGACAACAAACAAGGAAAGAAATGGCATTTTCTTTGGCGCCAGTTCGTCAATCCCTGGCTTCTGTTCCAATACCTGAAAAGGCACAACACCGACAACATGAGCAGGACTTTTGTCCTGCTCAATGATTTTGAACAGACCAGCGCTCCATTGTGGGCCCCACTCTTTCGCTTATTTTTAAAAAAGTATTGGTTTGGTGTTTTCCTGCACGATGCAGATCGGGATGGCTATCCACCCTCACCGCAATTTTCTGCCTGGTGCATGAAAAATATGATGCGCCTTATGCACATTGGCCTTTACCATGGCAGCTTACCCGAGCGGACTTACTACAAAAACACCAAAACACTTTTCCAGAAGGTGGAACATGGACTGTATGCTCCGGCAAAACCCGATGAGATACTAAGGAACCAACTATCCACTTGGAAACAGGCATTCGGCGGACCTATTCTTATAATTCCCGGACACATCAGAGCGGAAAAAAATTACGAGCTGGCATTTGAAGCCCTTAAGGGAAAAACAAATATAGGTTTGATTATAGCCGGGAGTCCGGCCAACAGCACCTATTCCGTGCGTGCGTTAAAAGAACTTGCCACAAAATGGGGCGTTGATAAACAGCTGCTTTGGATTGAAAAGTACCTTACCGAAGAAGAAATGACAGCAGCATTACAGAGTGCTGACATTGTGTTGCTCTATTATGCAGCCAGCTTTCATGCCCAAAGCGGAATTTTAAATCAGGTTGCCCCTTTAAAAACCCCTGTTATCACAGGGAAATTGGAGAATGCACTTACCCAGACAGTGGAACAATACAATTTGGGCTGGACCATTCCCGCAGATAGTGCCAGTGCACTATCTGAGTTACTAAATAAAATTCACCCGCAGGACATCCAGGCAGACTGGGAGGGCTATTTCGCTTCTGCTGCTTGGGAGAATCAAACGGCTTTGGTTACATCTTTAATAAAAACTTTGCCCCTGCAATGA
- a CDS encoding glycosyltransferase, with product MHFSLVSTIFNEAKRLRQTIADLEAQTIKPAEIIITDAGSSDNSWEILTEWQQQSAVPIVLLKEEGCNVARGRNIAIKAAKYDLIVSTDFGCRFHPEWLQSLIRPFEEDKTLQVVGGAFSVIEKNVTSLPAKSDFILQNGYPIVLDDFFSVSSRSIAYKKQVWEEIGGYPEWLTLAADDTIFWKLIKRKKYRYALVEKPYVYWGRHKSNKAFAKEAYRYGLGDGESKINYRNFWSNLIETVLRYSMFVLLILLLSLIVLGFAPWYILFTIILLFPGLRSYKNAFKNWSQLKSTKYNFKVFLNALWQLELSRIQYLKGYIKGLSTKDPAKIAGRVALWQTLHRPESDN from the coding sequence ATGCACTTCTCCTTAGTCTCCACCATTTTCAACGAAGCTAAACGCCTACGGCAAACTATTGCTGACCTGGAGGCACAAACCATTAAGCCAGCTGAAATCATAATAACCGATGCAGGTAGTAGTGACAATTCTTGGGAAATACTAACCGAATGGCAGCAGCAATCAGCAGTCCCCATTGTACTGCTGAAAGAAGAAGGCTGTAATGTTGCAAGAGGCAGAAATATAGCGATAAAGGCAGCAAAATATGATCTCATTGTCAGCACCGATTTTGGCTGTAGGTTTCATCCGGAATGGCTTCAAAGTTTGATTCGACCTTTTGAGGAGGACAAAACCCTTCAAGTTGTGGGCGGGGCCTTTAGTGTCATTGAAAAAAATGTGACTTCACTCCCGGCAAAGTCGGATTTCATTCTTCAGAACGGCTACCCCATTGTTTTGGACGATTTTTTTTCCGTTTCAAGTCGTTCCATTGCCTACAAAAAGCAGGTCTGGGAAGAAATTGGTGGTTATCCCGAATGGCTCACACTGGCTGCCGACGACACCATTTTCTGGAAGCTGATTAAACGCAAGAAATACAGATATGCTCTCGTTGAAAAGCCTTATGTGTATTGGGGCAGGCATAAGTCAAATAAAGCCTTCGCAAAAGAAGCTTATCGCTACGGGCTGGGCGATGGAGAAAGTAAAATCAACTATCGAAATTTCTGGAGCAATCTAATAGAAACGGTACTTCGCTATAGTATGTTTGTCCTTCTTATCCTCTTATTATCGCTGATTGTTTTGGGTTTTGCTCCCTGGTACATCCTATTTACCATCATCCTGCTATTTCCAGGACTTCGCTCCTATAAAAATGCCTTTAAAAACTGGTCACAACTCAAATCGACCAAATACAATTTCAAAGTGTTTTTAAATGCCTTGTGGCAACTCGAATTAAGCCGTATTCAGTACCTAAAAGGCTACATCAAAGGCTTAAGCACAAAAGACCCCGCGAAGATTGCAGGACGAGTCGCTTTATGGCAAACACTCCATAGACCTGAATCAGACAACTAA
- a CDS encoding glycosyltransferase family 2 protein, with product MPTTISIIIPTYNRRHLIGTTIDNLLQQTHPAHEIIVVDDHSTDGTVEWLKTTYGNKLIVLTNKGKGPGAARNTGFQASTGNYIKFFDSDDVMTHNTLEEQLHALQASQKQFVTGPYTYGQQINAQWQSTNKLLINYHGFPKSKPLYHWMIWGLFIPIPGMLFKHSFLEEVGPWPEECITSEDWAYLWRMALREPYPAHTNKCYFIYRVHEAQSTGSNLDDQKRDKEKFQILNEIYQHDVKHGNFTLWQKALFRNKFYQIARVTKDPVFRKELLHAAGPGQSLIWQYYRTKMKIGRVKTKTDWQPMHGVEEIKRTKL from the coding sequence ATGCCCACCACCATCTCCATAATCATCCCCACCTATAACCGGCGGCACCTCATCGGCACTACCATCGATAACCTGCTGCAACAAACCCACCCTGCGCACGAAATCATAGTGGTAGACGATCACAGCACCGACGGCACGGTCGAATGGCTCAAAACAACTTATGGCAATAAACTAATAGTGCTCACCAATAAAGGCAAGGGACCGGGCGCTGCACGTAACACCGGTTTTCAGGCATCCACAGGCAACTACATCAAATTTTTCGATTCCGACGATGTAATGACCCACAACACCCTTGAGGAACAATTACACGCACTTCAGGCCAGTCAGAAACAATTTGTCACCGGACCCTACACCTACGGGCAACAAATAAACGCCCAATGGCAATCGACCAACAAGCTCCTGATAAACTACCACGGCTTTCCAAAAAGCAAGCCCCTCTATCATTGGATGATTTGGGGACTCTTCATTCCCATACCAGGAATGTTGTTCAAACATAGTTTTTTAGAAGAAGTTGGCCCCTGGCCCGAAGAATGCATCACCAGTGAAGACTGGGCATACCTTTGGCGTATGGCTCTTCGGGAGCCATACCCGGCCCATACCAATAAATGCTACTTCATATACCGCGTACACGAAGCCCAAAGCACCGGAAGCAACTTAGACGACCAGAAAAGGGATAAGGAAAAATTTCAAATCCTCAATGAAATATATCAACACGATGTAAAACATGGCAACTTTACCCTTTGGCAAAAAGCCCTGTTTCGTAACAAATTCTACCAGATAGCACGAGTAACAAAAGACCCGGTCTTTCGAAAGGAACTGCTCCATGCTGCAGGTCCCGGCCAATCTCTTATATGGCAATACTACAGGACTAAGATGAAGATAGGACGCGTTAAAACCAAGACCGATTGGCAACCGATGCATGGAGTTGAGGAAATCAAAAGAACAAAGCTTTAA
- a CDS encoding glycosyltransferase family 2 protein: MEQTILSILKQDYPNLEYIIIDGGSKDQSIPIIERYATRLSFWVSEPDNGQSHAINKGFQKATGDIIGWINSDDLLLPNTLNTIAKLFIDHNPAWITGDCIEINEHSVETGRYTTELPNTLYDWLNLFARGFSYSIIQPATFWTREALDNVGLLNEKWHYSFDHEFFFRLFKHYGSPLYINQPLAAFRIHSQSKTSTSAKIFKKENKAIAAHHISALSLNQQLKLRLIKLLK; this comes from the coding sequence TTGGAACAAACCATTTTATCCATTCTGAAGCAAGATTATCCAAACTTAGAATATATTATCATCGACGGTGGCAGCAAAGACCAGTCGATTCCTATAATAGAAAGATACGCTACCAGGCTTTCGTTTTGGGTCTCCGAGCCAGACAATGGGCAAAGTCATGCAATAAATAAAGGGTTCCAAAAAGCAACAGGTGATATTATTGGATGGATTAATAGTGACGATCTATTATTGCCCAATACTCTAAACACCATTGCAAAGCTATTCATCGACCACAATCCCGCTTGGATTACTGGTGATTGCATCGAAATAAATGAGCACTCAGTAGAGACTGGGAGATATACCACTGAACTACCCAACACCCTCTACGATTGGCTGAATCTGTTTGCTAGAGGTTTCAGCTACAGCATCATTCAGCCAGCCACTTTTTGGACCCGCGAAGCACTTGACAATGTAGGTTTGCTCAACGAAAAATGGCATTACTCCTTTGACCATGAATTCTTTTTTAGACTATTCAAGCACTATGGTTCACCGCTGTATATTAACCAGCCCCTAGCAGCGTTCAGAATTCACAGCCAAAGTAAAACATCAACATCTGCCAAGATTTTCAAGAAAGAAAACAAAGCCATAGCAGCTCATCATATTTCTGCACTAAGCCTTAATCAGCAACTGAAGTTGCGATTAATTAAACTGCTTAAGTAA
- a CDS encoding glycosyltransferase: MKRGNIKLHTFNTYLQGGAAYGAINTFENLISTYPEIDGTFFYMQDLSNGQKLQKLAKEKYAQRHPLSLNTSIAKRLLHSIKARKHYKNIQKSLKHRPKYYEQFSTPHQYYSTPYNWFAKQLPDIIHLNWIAEWIDYESFFNSIPNHIPIIWTLHDQNPMTAGCHYSWECQKYLKQCNQCPQLGPKDKPDLARISHKIKANALKEKKLHIVGDSEWITREAEKSTILMHAKSFQTIHYSIDFNIFKPTIAKQQTRKKHNIPENAFVLCFGAADFTNRRKGFNELIQALEQINKDATNVHCLVFGAGSLVLNQTNLPPIHLTGHLTPKELAEVYGASDIFVIPSLHEAFGLTAIEAMACGTPVIGFNTGGIPDSVKEGETGWLVEAGNSQNLAAKTIWLTRNSNEVKKTSINCSAYVSTHFSSNNEIEKYNTLYNAVINS; encoded by the coding sequence ATGAAAAGGGGTAACATAAAACTACATACTTTTAACACCTACCTACAGGGAGGAGCAGCCTACGGTGCCATAAACACCTTCGAAAACTTAATTAGTACTTACCCTGAAATTGACGGGACTTTCTTTTATATGCAAGACCTCAGCAACGGTCAAAAACTTCAAAAACTCGCAAAAGAAAAATACGCCCAACGACATCCTTTATCTTTAAACACCTCTATTGCTAAACGGCTATTACACTCAATAAAGGCACGCAAGCATTACAAAAACATTCAAAAAAGCCTTAAGCATCGCCCAAAGTATTACGAGCAATTCAGCACACCCCATCAATACTACTCAACCCCTTACAATTGGTTTGCTAAGCAACTGCCAGATATCATTCATCTAAATTGGATTGCCGAGTGGATAGATTATGAAAGTTTCTTCAACTCAATTCCCAATCATATCCCAATAATTTGGACCCTACATGATCAGAATCCAATGACTGCAGGTTGTCATTACAGTTGGGAATGCCAAAAGTATTTGAAGCAATGTAATCAGTGCCCACAATTGGGACCAAAAGACAAACCAGATTTAGCCCGCATCAGTCATAAAATTAAAGCAAATGCGCTTAAAGAAAAGAAGCTTCACATTGTAGGGGATAGTGAATGGATAACACGTGAAGCAGAAAAATCCACCATACTAATGCATGCAAAGAGTTTCCAAACCATCCATTACAGCATAGACTTTAATATATTCAAACCGACAATAGCCAAGCAGCAAACCCGAAAAAAACACAACATTCCCGAAAACGCCTTTGTGCTTTGTTTTGGCGCTGCTGACTTTACCAACCGCCGTAAAGGGTTTAATGAATTGATCCAGGCGCTCGAACAAATTAATAAGGACGCAACCAATGTCCACTGTTTGGTTTTTGGTGCGGGTAGTCTAGTACTTAACCAAACCAATCTGCCCCCAATACACCTAACCGGTCACCTGACCCCTAAAGAGCTTGCTGAGGTTTACGGGGCCTCTGACATCTTTGTCATTCCATCCCTGCACGAAGCTTTTGGCTTAACCGCCATTGAAGCAATGGCATGTGGAACCCCGGTCATCGGCTTTAATACCGGAGGCATTCCCGACTCCGTAAAAGAAGGAGAAACAGGATGGCTGGTTGAAGCAGGTAACAGTCAAAATTTAGCGGCGAAAACTATCTGGTTGACCAGAAATTCCAATGAAGTAAAAAAAACATCCATAAACTGTTCCGCATACGTGAGTACTCATTTCTCATCAAATAATGAAATTGAAAAATACAACACTCTTTATAATGCCGTTATAAACTCATAA
- a CDS encoding glycosyltransferase family 2 protein gives MTNITLVITSCGRLDLLQRTIDSLWQYYQFPKDRFIIIEDSANKAVATELQSIYGQKATVIFNEKNIGLLASVDKAYSYVKTPYIFHCEDDWVFYRPGFIEESIAMLEADPKLKQVNLRSIHHDYIKNHPLDIEKERLEIAGTTCYKVRMPENFDKSGIKTQLPLHELDWSCFSFNPGVVRLKDYAATKGYKNIAESEAEISSWYKKRGYYMVVLENDAVLHIGWGHSLEGHDPKTYSFSKRLRNFVKAGLNIFGANWKYEKG, from the coding sequence ATGACCAACATTACCCTCGTCATAACAAGTTGTGGCCGGCTGGATCTGCTTCAACGCACCATTGACTCACTTTGGCAATACTATCAATTTCCCAAAGATCGCTTTATCATCATAGAAGACTCTGCCAACAAGGCTGTAGCAACCGAACTTCAATCTATTTATGGACAAAAAGCTACAGTAATTTTCAATGAAAAGAATATTGGCCTCTTGGCCTCAGTAGATAAAGCCTATAGCTATGTGAAAACCCCCTATATATTCCATTGCGAAGACGATTGGGTTTTTTACCGGCCGGGTTTTATAGAAGAGTCAATAGCGATGCTGGAGGCTGACCCAAAACTTAAGCAGGTAAACCTGCGCAGCATTCATCACGATTATATTAAGAACCACCCCCTCGACATTGAAAAAGAAAGACTTGAAATAGCTGGGACGACTTGCTATAAGGTAAGAATGCCAGAAAACTTCGACAAATCAGGCATAAAAACTCAACTCCCACTGCATGAGTTGGACTGGTCCTGCTTTTCGTTTAATCCAGGTGTTGTCAGGCTCAAGGACTATGCTGCCACCAAGGGCTATAAGAACATTGCAGAAAGTGAGGCCGAAATTTCTTCTTGGTATAAAAAAAGAGGCTATTATATGGTTGTATTAGAGAACGACGCCGTACTTCACATTGGTTGGGGCCACAGCCTTGAAGGCCACGACCCCAAAACCTACTCATTTTCAAAAAGACTTAGGAACTTTGTAAAAGCTGGCCTAAACATATTTGGGGCTAATTGGAAATATGAAAAGGGGTAA
- a CDS encoding glycosyltransferase family 2 protein — protein MIKTALNPQKKLVKNFQKLQAIKETSQTPLISIIIPSYNRETLIGETLQSIINQKYTNWECIIVDDGSTDNTIHVIKEYTDKDDRISFHLRSASPKGANTCRNIGFENSKGDFIQFFDSDDLMDPCLLDKKVKIYQSNPDVELIICKHKLFPAEHHLSKIPVNIQSTNYLNDFVAEKVKLNTPNTLIRREVIYRSGVFNTTLLRAQEVEFFTRVLLVTKKIKILNEDLIFVRTHENSITGAYLNQSIKYVLSDVESRLMIFKQISGNSLIKEDAIAHLQKIVAFNFYTIIKTKRIELFLTTFADLFKSNLYRTKKSNFIKLSLFGALFLLTNRFQQYLYNALKDFH, from the coding sequence TTGATTAAAACAGCTTTAAATCCACAGAAAAAATTAGTTAAAAATTTCCAAAAATTGCAAGCCATAAAAGAGACTTCACAAACACCTCTAATCTCAATTATCATTCCTTCTTATAACAGAGAAACGTTAATTGGGGAGACGCTTCAGTCAATCATTAACCAGAAATACACGAATTGGGAATGCATAATAGTTGATGATGGTTCAACGGATAATACAATTCATGTAATAAAAGAGTACACTGACAAAGATGATCGAATCAGTTTCCATTTAAGATCAGCTAGCCCCAAAGGAGCCAACACTTGCCGCAACATTGGATTTGAGAATTCAAAAGGAGATTTTATCCAGTTTTTCGATTCCGATGATCTGATGGACCCTTGTTTATTAGACAAGAAGGTGAAGATATATCAATCAAACCCCGATGTGGAATTAATCATATGCAAACACAAGCTATTTCCAGCAGAGCACCATTTAAGTAAAATTCCAGTCAACATTCAATCAACAAACTATCTTAACGATTTTGTTGCTGAAAAGGTGAAGCTAAATACACCAAACACACTTATAAGAAGAGAAGTAATATACAGGTCTGGAGTGTTTAACACAACTCTACTAAGAGCTCAGGAGGTGGAGTTTTTTACAAGAGTTTTATTAGTTACCAAGAAAATCAAAATTTTAAATGAGGATTTAATATTTGTCAGGACTCATGAAAACAGCATAACTGGTGCATACTTAAACCAATCAATAAAATATGTCCTATCTGATGTAGAATCCAGGCTCATGATTTTCAAACAAATTTCCGGCAACAGTCTAATTAAAGAAGACGCAATAGCGCATCTTCAAAAAATAGTAGCATTTAACTTTTATACTATTATCAAAACAAAACGTATCGAGCTATTCCTGACAACATTTGCAGACCTATTTAAAAGCAATCTATACAGAACAAAAAAGTCAAATTTTATAAAATTATCATTGTTTGGAGCTCTTTTCCTTTTAACAAATCGATTTCAACAATATTTATACAACGCACTGAAAGACTTTCATTAA